Proteins co-encoded in one Prunus persica cultivar Lovell chromosome G6, Prunus_persica_NCBIv2, whole genome shotgun sequence genomic window:
- the LOC18772255 gene encoding transcription factor RAX3, with the protein MGRAPCCDKANVKKGPWSPEEDATLKAYIEKHGTGGNWIALPQKIGLKRCGKSCRLRWLNYLRPNIKHGGFSEEEDNIICSLYISIGSRWSIIAAQLPGRTDNDIKNYWNTRLKKKLLGKQRKQQQAQQSRRAASSLKQEMIKRSESAATFANLPVEFVNQNPYWAPELPVAVPMVNYQTHEPQLIKDQASIKNMLIKLGGRFSADNTTTTTTNTNFLYPVDISSSSSSDHQFYQNPIDVLTCTSAPNNNIYAADQFASTHYDANNNGGGSSSPTMFQGLDDHNNNLQADHHLSELVVYGNDFPHQHQQLDGFYQAAETLNNGSTGTSTTSAESEISWGDINSLVYSTQMVSDYETCQQRMPTVHSVFAESTYFGLK; encoded by the exons ATGGGGAGAGCTCCTTGCTGTGACAAAGCCAATGTCAAGAAAGGTCCCTGGTCACCTGAGGAAGATGCCACCCTCAAGGCTTACATTGAGAAGCATGGCACCGGCGGTAACTGGATTGCCTTGCCCCAGAAGATAG GCCTTAAAAGGTGTGGCAAAAGCTGTCGCCTTAGATGGTTGAACTATCTCCGGCCGAATATCAAGCATGGAGGTTTTTCAGAGGAAGAAGACAATATCATCTGCAGTCTCTATATAAGTATTGGAAGCag GTGGTCTATAATTGCAGCCCAGTTACCAGGGCGAACTGACAACGACATTAAGAACTACTGGAACACAAGACTGAAGAAAAAGCTCTTGGGCAAGCAGCGCAAGCAACAACAGGCTCAGCAGAGCCGCCGTGCCGCCAGCAGCCTAAAGCAAGAGATGATTAAAAGATCAGAAAGCGCTGCAACTTTTGCTAACCTTCCAGTTGAGTTTGTGAACCAAAATCCTTACTGGGCTCCAGAGCTACCAGTGGCAGTGCCCATGGTGAATTATCAAACACATGAGCCTCAACTCATCAAGGACCAGGCTTCCATTAAGAACATGCTCATCAAACTTGGAGGAAGATTTTCAGCTGACAATACTACCACTACAACCACCAACACAAATTTTCTGTACCCTGTTGACATTTCCTCCAGCTCCTCATCAGATCATCAATTCTATCAGAACCCCATTGATGTGCTTACTTGTACTTCAGCACCCAACAACAATATTTATGCTGCTGATCAGTTTGCAAGCACACACTATGATGCTAATAATAATGGTGGGGGTTCAAGTAGTCCAACCATGTTCCAGGGCCTTGATGATCACAACAACAATCTACAGGCTGATCATCATCTGAGTGAATTGGTGGTTTATGGCAACGACTTTCCTCATCAGCATCAGCAATTGGATGGCTTCTATCAAGCGGCCGAGACGCTGAACAACGGTAGCACTGGAACTAGTACTACTTCTGCAGAGAGTGAAATTAGTTGGGGAGACATAAACTCCCTGGTTTATAGTACTCAGATGGTTTCAGACTATGAAACCTGCCAACAAAGAATGCCCACAGTTCATTCTGTCTTTGCAGAGTCAACCTACTTTGGCCTCAAATGA
- the LOC18775476 gene encoding 1-aminocyclopropane-1-carboxylate synthase, with protein sequence MCMLSTKATCNSHGQDSSYFLGWQEYEKNPYHEVQNTKGIIQMGLAENQLSFDILESWLAKNPDAAGFKRSGESIFAELALFQDYHGLPAFKKALVDFMAEIRGNKVTFDPNHLVLTAGATSANETLIFCLANPGEAILIPTPYYPGFDRDLKWRTGVEIVPIHCTSSNGFQITETALQEAYLEAQKRNLRVKGVLVTNPSNPLGTTMTRSELNLLLSFVEDKGIHLISDEIYSGTVFSSPSFTSVMEILKERKCDENSPMWNRVHVVYSLSKDLGLPGFRVGAIYSNDDMVVAAATKMSSFGLISSQTQYLLSAMLSDKKLTKNYISENQKRLKQRQKRLVSGLQKAGISCLKGNAGLFCWVDMRHLLRSNTFEAEMELWKKIVYEVRLNISPGSSCHCTEPGWFRVCFANLSEKTLDLAMHRLKAFVGEYFNVPDTNGRSLTNHSRRRSLTKWVFRLSFDDRSPVPGR encoded by the exons atgtgCATGTTGTCTACAAAAGCTACGTGCAACTCTCACGGCCAAGACTCCTCATACTTCCTAGGCTGGCAAGAGTATGAGAAGAATCCCTACCATGAGGTCCAGAATACCAAAGGGATTATTCAGATGGGTCTTGCAGAGAATCAG TTATCCTTTGATATTCTTGAGTCATGGCTTGCGAAGAACCCAGACGCAGCTGGATTCAAGAGAAGTGGAGAGTCCATATTTGCCGAGCTTGCTCTCTTCCAAGATTATCACGGCCTTCCCGCATTCAAAAAG GCATTGGTAGATTTCATGGCGGAAATCCGAGGAAACAAAGTCACCTTTGATCCCAACCACTTGGTTCTCACCGCCGGTGCAACTTCAGCAAATGAAACCCTTATTTTCTGCCTCGCCAACCCTGGCGAAGCCATTCTCATTCCTACCCCATACTACCCAGG ATTTGATAGAGACCTCAAGTGGCGCACCGGGGTTGAGATTGTACCCATACACTGCACGAGCTCCAATGGCTTCCAAATTACTGAAACCGCTCTCCAAGAAGCCTACCTAGAAGCCCAAAAACGAAATCTAAGAGTCAAAGGCGTCTTGGTCACGAACCCATCAAACCCATTGGGTACCACAATGACCAGAAGTGAACTCAACCTTCTCCTTTCCTTCGTCGAAGACAAAGGCATCCATCTAATTAGTGACGAAATTTATTCCGGCACTGTTTTTAGCTCCCCATCCTTCACAAGCGTCATGGAAATTctcaaagagagaaaatgtgACGAGAATTCCCCAATGTGGAACCGAGTTCACGTTGTTTACAGCCTTTCTAAGGATCTTGGCCTTCCCGGTTTTCGAGTTGGCGCCATTTATTCCAACGACGACATGGTTGTGGCAGCAGCCACAAAAATGTCAAGCTTCGGGCTTATATCTTCTCAAACTCAGTACCTTCTCTCCGCCATGCTTTCTGACAAGAAACTAACTAAGAATTACATTTCCGAGAACCAAAAGAGGCTCAAACAACGTCAAAAAAGGCTCGTATCCGGCCTTCAGAAAGCCGGGATTAGCTGCCTCAAGGGCAATGCCGGCTTGTTCTGTTGGGTAGACATGAGGCACTTGCTCAGGTCCAACACTTTTGAAGCCGAAATGGAgctttggaaaaaaattgtgtacgaagttcgtctcAATATCTCTCCCGGATCGTCTTGTCATTGCACAGAACCTGGCTGGTTCCGTGTCTGCTTTGCCAACTTATCCGAGAAAACACTGGACTTGGCAATGCATCGGCTGAAGGCCTTTGTCGGCGAGTACTTCAACGTCCCCGACACCAATGGTCGCAGCCTAACCAACCACTCGAGAAGACGGTCACTCACTAAGTGGGTTTTTCGGCTATCCTTCGACGACCGCAGCCCCGTGCCGGGTCGATGA
- the LOC18772126 gene encoding uncharacterized protein LOC18772126, whose protein sequence is MKTSLTTMWFAVDVCLRDFTMRMTGLNMLRVCFVCLTFPITNHVNPAFEKWMDRDISVRAWLDSRISEELLPYTVGAYSSHALWMILEKQFVGASSCHFDLGELESTGEEVGLFFSKLSAVVGSTLSPEVTTNSFSTKASYGNFSGTVF, encoded by the exons ATGAAGACAAGTTTGACAACGATGTGGTTTGCAGTCGATGTATGCTTGAGGGACTTTACTATGCGGATGACAGGATTGAATATGTTGAGAGTCTGCTTTGTTTGCCTGACATTTCCT ATCACCAATCATGTGAATCCAGCCTTTGAAAAATGGATGGATCGAGATATAAGTGTAAGGGCTTGGCTTGATTCAAGAATCTCTGAAGAATTATTACCATATACAGTCGGGGCTTATTCCTCTCATGCACTCTGGATGATCCTGGAGAAGCAGTTTGTTGGTGCTTCAAGTTGTCACTTTGATTTAG GGGAGTTGGAATCTACTGGTGAAGAAGTTGGACTTTTCTTCAGCAAACTATCAGCTGTTGTAGGTTCTACTTTGTCACCAGAAGTTACCACAAATTCGTTTTCCACGAAGGCAAGTTATGGGAATTTCAGTGGAACTGTTTTCTAA
- the LOC18774454 gene encoding F-box/kelch-repeat protein At3g06240: MAMEKTTLPDDIIVEILLKLPMESLIRFSCVSKRWRYLVISDPEFAQHHFKLGSKHKTLKRRLLFSSTSSKYPYELNWPEHLFGSVDLEGDSPVISKLVSPFKQGNGAIILGSCNGLVCAQFQEKFYICNPSTGLSNTLCNSGFLEYFRSKANGRRRRVEMSPIYHGFGYVSATDDYKLVVAIGCFHRNVEVAIFSLRDNVWKWVKAPRDYSNYGMVSPHGALLNEALHWFYNPRQNEQCICAFDLAKEEFRVMPLPVLSEADKFDLRFQYLGVLEGCLSLSGWKSQGSIEIWVMKEYGLRESWNHLFKFDIVCYVPVLVSKSGNIVVKQIWSNDMAVYEWPWAL, translated from the exons ATGGCAATGGAGAAGACGACCCTCCCTGATGATATTATTGTGGAAATTCTCTTGAAGCTACCCATGGAATCTTTAATCCGATTCAGTTGCGTTTCGAAAAGGTGGCGTTATTTAGTAATCTCTGACCCGGAATTCGCACAACACCATTTTAAATTAGGTTCCAAGCATAAAACCCTCAAGCGCAGACTCCTCTTCTCATCAACTTCCTCTAAATATCCATATGAATTAAACTGGCCAGAGCACTTGTTTGGATCCGTAGACTTGGAAGGCGATTCTCCAGTGATCAGTAAGCTCGTCAGCCCATTTAAGCAGGGCAATGGTGCCATTATACTGGGATCCTGCAACGGCTTGGTATGTGCACAATTTCAAGAAAAGTTTTACATCTGTAACCCATCAACCGGATTGTCCAACACATTATGTAACAGTGGTTTTTTAGAATATTTTCGGTCAAAAGCTAATGGGAGGAGGCGTCGTGTTGAAATGTCTCCTATTTATCATGGTTTCGGTTATGTGTCGGCTACTGATGACTACAAACTTGTGGTAGCCATTGGTTGTTTTCATCGTAATGTGGAGGTTGCAATCTTCTCACTGAGAGACAACGTTTGGAAATGGGTTAAAGCCCCTCGTGACTACTCTAATTATGGCATGGTGTCTCCTCACGGGGCTCTTTTAAATGAGGCACTGCATTGGTTCTACAATCCCCGGCAAAATGAACAATGTATCTGTGCTTTTGATTTAGCTAAGGAGGAGTTCCGGGTGATGCCTCTGCCTGTTCTTAGCGAAGCTGATAAATTTGATTTGCGTTTTCAATATCTAGGGGTTCTTGAAGGATGCCTGAGTTTGTCAGGGTGGAAGTCTCAGGGCTCTATTGAAATCTGGGTCATGAAAGAATATGGCTTGCGTGAATCATGGAATCATCTGTTCAAGTTCGACATTGTGTGTTACGTACCGGTCTTGGTTTCTAAAAGTGGTAACATTGTGGTGAAACAAATTTGGTCCAATGACATGGCG GTGTATGAATGGCCATGGGCGTTATGA
- the LOC18773202 gene encoding branched-chain-amino-acid aminotransferase 3, chloroplastic, producing the protein MESSAVLGGLQPNFPLCPSRNPSSTPLLRPFSTSHSSPSLSVKLQKQLPLASYQAASPSPFRRYSTLSNTFVNETSELADIEWDSLGFAFLATDYMYVMKCAQGENFSKGELQRFGNIELSPSAGVLNYGQGLFEGMKAYRKQDGNILLFRPEENALRMRLGAERMCMPSPSVEQFVEAVKATVLANKRWVPPSGKGSLYIRPLLMGSGAVLGLAPAPEYTFLIYVSPVGNYFKEGVAPINLIVEHELHRATPGGTGGVKTIGNYAAVLKAQSAAKAKGYSDVLYLDCVHKRYLEEVSSCNIFVVKDNIISTPEIKGTILPGITRKSIIDVARSEGFQVEERQVAVDELLDADEVFCTGTAVVVSPVGSITYHGKRVSYGEGGFGAVSEKLYSVLTRLQMGLTQDKMDWTVEVRQKTY; encoded by the exons ATGGAGAGCAGCGCCGTCCTTGGAGGTCTTCAGCCAAATTTCCCACTTTGCCCCTCCCGCAATCCTTCTTCCACTCCTCTCCTCCGCCCCTTCTCCACCTCCCAttcctctccttctctctctgtcaaG CTCCAAAAGCAGCTTCCTTTGGCTTCTTATCAAGCagcctctccctctccctttcGTCGATATTCCACATTGTCTAATACTTTTGT CAATGAAACAAGTGAATTAGCTGACATAGAATGGGACAGCCTCGGCTTTGCGTTTCTTGCTACTGATTATATGTACGTCATGAAATGCGCCCAAGGTGAAAACTTTTCTAAAGGTGAATTACAGCGTTTTGGGAACATTGAATTGAGCCCCTCAGCTGGAGTCTTGAACTATGGGCAG GGATTATTTGAAGGTATGAAAGCCTACAGGAAACAAGATGGTAATATACTCTTGTTTCGTCCTGAGGAAAATGCATTGCGGATGAGGTTGGGTGCAGAGCgaatgtgtatgccatcaCCATCTGTCGAACAGTTTGTGGAAGCTGTAAAGGCTACTGTTTTAGCAAATAAACGTTGG GTTCCCCCTTCAGGCAAAGGTTCCCTGTATATCAGGCCATTGCTAATGGGAAGTGGTGCTGTTCTTGGTCTGGCACCTGCTCCTGAGTACACATTTCTGATTTATGTTTCACCCGTTGGAAACTATTTTAAG GAAGGTGTTGCACCGATAAATTTGATTGTTGAGCATGAATTGCATCGTGCTACTCCTGGTGGCACTGGAGGTGTTAAGACTATAGGGAATTATGCTGCG GTTCTGAAGGCTCAGTCTGCTGCAAAAGCAAAAGGCTATTCTGATGTTCTATACCTTGATTGTGTTCACAAAAGATATCTAGAGGAGGTTTCCTCATGCAACATTTTTGTTGTGAAG GATAATATTATCTCTACTCCTGAAATCAAAGGAACTATCTTACCTGGCATTACTCGAAAGAGTATAATTGATGTTGCTCGTAGCGAAGGATTCCAG GTTGAGGAGCGGCAAGTGGCAGTTGATGAATTACTAGATGCTGATGAAGTCTTTTGTACGGGAACAGCTGTGGTTGTATCACCTGTTGGCAGCATCACTTATCACGGGAAAAG GGTGTCTTATGGAGAGGGCGGGTTTGGAGCTGTGTCGGAAAAGCTCTACTCTGTGCTTACCAGACTACAGATGGGCCTCACACAGGACAAGATGGATTGGACTGTTGAGGTAAGGCAAAAAACATACTGA